Proteins encoded within one genomic window of Eurosta solidaginis isolate ZX-2024a chromosome 1, ASM4086904v1, whole genome shotgun sequence:
- the LOC137238984 gene encoding RNA-binding protein 42, which produces MGTKRKQIEDELSRFEAEISKPATQPIRNLFVPSQVRPIIAANTYSQVQQKLQQPHTTTLSASSTTNSATTAQQAQRAPIPPPPIPPPAFMPTFVPTQANGAINSKQIGSATITATPVVVSSAPKLYQSRQSVNVPTTPHIDINAIQFDVTQKLKKLKAEKSGPNPIAEEAIKAARASSALQSFQTTERKKKDRKTIRVAGGSVWEDSSLADWPDDDFRIFCGDLGNDVNDEVLTRTFNKYPSFQRARVVRDKRTGKSKGFGFVSFREPADFIRAMKEMDGRYVGSRPIKLRKSTWRQRSLDVVKKKEREKQLLLQSFNS; this is translated from the coding sequence ATGGGTACCAAACGTAAGCAAATCGAGGATGAGTTGTCGCGGTTCGAAGCAGAAATATCTAAGCCAGCGACACAGCCTATACGTAATCTGTTTGTTCCAAGTCAAGTCCGACCTATTATTGCGGCTAATACCTACAGTCAAGTTCAGCaaaaattacaacagccacatacGACTACATTAAGCGCCAGTTCTACAACAAACTCGGCCACAACAGCACAACAAGCTCAACGTGCACCAATTCCACCACCACCAATACCGCCGCCAGCTTTTATGCCAACTTTTGTGCCAACGCAAGCAAATGGCGCCATTAACTCAAAACAAATAGGATCTGCTACCATAACAGCAACACCAGTTGTTGTAAGTAGTGCACCAAAGCTTTACCAAAGTCGACAGTCTGTTAATGTACCAACAACACCGCACATCGATATCAATGCGATACAATTTGATGtaacacaaaaattaaagaaattgaaaGCAGAAAAATCTGGCCCGAATCCAATAGCTGAAGAAGCTATTAAAGCTGCACGTGCATCATCTGCATTGCAATCATTTCAAACAACTGAACGTAAGAAGAAAGATCGTAAAACGATACGCGTAGCTGGTGGTTCCGTATGGGAAGATTCTTCACTTGCCGATTGGCCTGATGATGATTTTCGTATATTTTGCGGTGATTTGGGAAATGATGTAAATGACGAAGTCTTGACACGTACTTTTAATAAGTATCCATCATTTCAAAGAGCACGTGTTGTGCGTGATAAGCGGACTGGTAAGAGTAAGGGATTTGGTTTTGTAAGTTTTCGTGAACCCGCTGATTTTATACGTGCTATGAAAGAAATGGATGGGCGTTATGTAGGTAGCAGACCAATTAAGTTGCGTAAAAGTACATGGAGGCAACGCAGTTTGGATGTTGTAAAGAAAAAAGAGCGAGAGAAACAATTACTACTGCAGTCTTTTAATTCCTAA
- the MED17 gene encoding mediator of RNA polymerase II transcription subunit 17, which translates to MSLTGSVNVSVETTCENQIQEITYDGTEIYQPPPTLSETLARCAAKIDFSKTSLDDLKKEDKSVDDDTKDPSLFQPSLWPWDSVRTKLNDAFTEVCVLSDVISIAKDKRYLVLDPVPEDPDEVKPIVQVYSRKKALGQAAQVLLSGAERLRNSHSEQRNRNVTDFHIELLRLRQNWRLKKVSNAIIGDLSYRTAGSKFGMSGTFEVTKAEEIADDDATGMGSNAGSSGNNGMPTQSPKTTSSLRVIVPAELQGVAYIKVITQKDQEDLCTANVNLMGHGPNITQQAGVWQKTLEFAQNVLFCKELFSQLAREAIQLQAPIPHVVIGNQIRATLLPGIQLIISLCHSTTFDSSQPGPINDHDHVLEHSLHQLLREVHHKNSHHPFPHPTSGPLGPSKKRMLAGPKAADRQSLLEMTKSQTILEQIIAQAQHIFMRKRTQYVLDTLARDVKDPQIVSHWNAMNSPTMSCVKINIVTHGYDTINRTSLVIHVKERSLKCICRDGRVMHLSYEPQELRDLILCQINSHQISCLLNLARCMAWTVLSNSNNLGIGKVEPLGNASSCLLASPNGDRMIAVQIRCDPQIDVKVYIARSPRPDFIPNPLVPEKFWENLGGHFKEVRFDKIEGKSFLNKMEFLMAALTSNSV; encoded by the exons ATGAGTTTAACAGGAAGTGTCAATGTTTCAGTAGAAACAACGTGTGAAAACCAGATTCAGGAAATAACATATGATGGCACTGAGATCTACCAACC CCCACCCACTCTTTCGGAGACATTGGCACGTTGTGCTGCTAAAATTGACTTTAGTAAAACTTCGTTGGACGATTTGAAGAAGGAAGACAAGTCTGTCGACGATGACACAAAAGATCCATCATTATTTCAGCCAAGTTTGTGGCCATGGGATTCAGTGCGCACCAAATTAAACGATGCTTTCACAGAAGTTTGCGTGCTATCGGATGTCATTTCAATAGCCAAGGACAAAAGGTATTTAGTTTTGGATCCAGTGCCTGAAGATCCGGACGAAGTTAAACCAATAGTACAAGTTTATAGTCGTAAAAAGGCACTAGGACAAGCAGCGCAGGTGCTATTGAGCGGCGCTGAGCGCTTGAGAAACTCGCATAGCGAACAACGTAACCGGAATGTTACAGATTTTCACATTGAACTTCTGCGTTTACGTCAAAACTGGCGTCTGAAAAAGGTGTCAAATGCAATTATAGGTGATTTAAGTTATCGCACTGCGGGATCTAAGTTTGGTATGAGCGGTACATTTGAGGTAACCAAAGCCGAAGAAATAGCAGATGATGATGCAACTGGAATGGGAAGTAATGCGGGAAGTAGTGGAAACAATGGTATGCCCACACAATCACCGAAAACTACTTCATCTTTGCGAGTTATTGTACCTGCCGAATTACAAGGGGTGGCATACATAAAAGTTATTACACAGAAGGATCAAGAAGATCTATGCACGGCCAATGTAAATCTAATGGGACACGGTCCAAACATAACACAACAG gcTGGTGTTTGGCAAAAAACTTTGGAATTCGcacaaaatgtattattttgtaaaGAGCTGTTCAGTCAACTGGCACGAGAGGCTATCCAATTACAAGCCCCAATACCACATGTTGTGATTGGTAATCAAATTCGTGCTACTTTACTACCCGGCATACAACTTATCATATCCCTATGCCACTCAACAACATTTGATTCGAGTCAACCAGGTCCTATAAATGATCATGACCATGTACTTGAACATTCGCTACACCAACTTTTACGTGAAGTACATCATAAGAATTCTCATCATCCTTTCCCGCATCCTACTAGTGGGCCTTTAGGGCCGAGTAAGAAACGTATGCTTGCTGGTCCTAAGGCAGCGGATCGTCAAAGCCTATTGGAAATGACAAAATCACAAACAATTTTGGAGCAAATAATTGCCCAAGCGCAACATATATTTATGCGTAAACGTACGCAATATGTTTTAGATACTTTGGCGCGTGATGTTAAAGATCCACAAATTGTATCACATTGGAATGCAATGAACAGCCCAACAATGTCGTGTGTTAAGATAAACATTGTTACGCATGG TTATGATACCATTAATCGTACATCGCTCGTAATACATGTTAAGGAGCGTTCACTTAAATGCATTTGTCGTGATGGACGAGTTATGCATCTTTCCTACGAACCACAAGAGTTGCGTGATCTTATACTTTGCCAAATAAATTCACATCAAATATCTTGTTTGCTCAATTTAGCGCGTTGCATGGCTTGGACGGTGTTGTCCAATAGCAATAATCTGGGTATTGGAAAAGTGGAACCACTTGGTAATGCAAGTTCATGTTTGTTGGCATCACCGAATGGTGATCGCATGATTGCGGTCCAAATACGCTGTGATCCACAAATTGATGTCAAAGTTTATATTGCTCGTAGtccacgcccagattttataccGAATCCCTTGGTGCCAGAGAAATTCTGGGAAAATTTGGGTGGTCACTTTAAAGAA GTACGCTTTGATAAAATTGAAGGCAAAAGTTTTCTCAATAAAATGGAATTCTTAATGGCAGCTCTAACTAGCAATTCCGTTTGA
- the LOC137252954 gene encoding protein transport protein Sec24C-like isoform X1 has translation MAKTSGHVLHHCCTANLPSNQPPAPVTGKYQQPQQYDQAQRRLDPDQIPNPMSVIIENQKNAGGAFITNEQGLLPPLVTTKYVVEDQGNSSPRYVRSSLYCIPATADLLKTTALSSTLAVSPMARTVEGEYEPPIVNFGELGAIRCNRCKAHMQLVDAGRRFQCLMCKVTTDVPTAYFQHLGHTGQRVDKYERPELVLGT, from the exons atggcaaaaaccagcggtcacgtattgcatcactgctgcaccgcaaatctgccaagcaat caaccacctgcacctgttactggtaaatatcaacagccgcaacagtatgatcaagcccaacgccgtttagatcccgatcagataccAAATCCGAtgagcgttatcattgaaaatcaaaaaaacgctggtggtgcttttattactaatgaacagggtttattaccaccattggtgaccacaaaatatgtggtagaagatcagggtaactcctcgccacgttacgttag gtcgtctttgtattgcatacctgcaacagctgatttattaaaaacaacagctttgtccagtACACTtgccgtctcaccaatggcacgcacggttgagggtgaatatgagccacccattgtaaattttggtgaattgggtgcaattagatgtaatcgttgcaaggctcatatgcaacttgtagatgctggtcgtcgtttccaatgtctaatgtgtaaagtaacaacagatg tgccaactgcatatttccaacatttgggccacaccggacagcgtgtcgataaatatgaacgtcctgaacttgtattgggtacatga
- the LOC137252954 gene encoding protein transport protein Sec24C-like isoform X2, producing the protein MAKTSGHVLHHCCTANLPSNQPPAPVTGKYQQPQQYDQAQRRLDPDQIPNPMSVIIENQKNAGGAFITNEQGLLPPLVTTKYVVEDQGNSSPRYVRSSLYCIPATADLLKTTALSSTLAVSPMARTVEGEYEPPIVNFGELGAIRCNRCKAHMQLVDAGRRFQCLMLPTAYFQHLGHTGQRVDKYERPELVLGT; encoded by the exons atggcaaaaaccagcggtcacgtattgcatcactgctgcaccgcaaatctgccaagcaat caaccacctgcacctgttactggtaaatatcaacagccgcaacagtatgatcaagcccaacgccgtttagatcccgatcagataccAAATCCGAtgagcgttatcattgaaaatcaaaaaaacgctggtggtgcttttattactaatgaacagggtttattaccaccattggtgaccacaaaatatgtggtagaagatcagggtaactcctcgccacgttacgttag gtcgtctttgtattgcatacctgcaacagctgatttattaaaaacaacagctttgtccagtACACTtgccgtctcaccaatggcacgcacggttgagggtgaatatgagccacccattgtaaattttggtgaattgggtgcaattagatgtaatcgttgcaaggctcatatgcaacttgtagatgctggtcgtcgtttccaatgtctaatgt tgccaactgcatatttccaacatttgggccacaccggacagcgtgtcgataaatatgaacgtcctgaacttgtattgggtacatga